In the Helicoverpa armigera isolate CAAS_96S chromosome 28, ASM3070526v1, whole genome shotgun sequence genome, one interval contains:
- the LOC110371434 gene encoding coatomer subunit delta — protein sequence MVLIAATVCTKSGKALVSRQFVEMTKARIEGLLAAFPKLMTGGRQHTFVETESVRYVYQPLDKLYMLLITTKASNILEDLETLRLFSRVVPEYCTQLTEAEVLNQAFNLLFAFDEIVALGYRESVNLAQVRSFVEMDSHEEKIYQAVRQTQEREAANRMRERAKELQRERLEAAKRGVPTRSQMAFGSSFSSSSMSSSAVSEPIAEKIPTTPARETARPAGRSAMKLGSRGTDAESFVSRLRSEGEAVPAPAPLRHDTPKPKPTDHKDVHLRFEERLTLVAGRDGDVQNFELSGLLTLRISNEQFSRIHVHVDNQDTRPLQLQTHPNVDKEAFRSVGVIGLKQSQRAFPLNSDVGVLKWRLNASDDKLAPLSVNCWPSEGAGGGCDVNIEYELEHEHLTLTDVNIHIPLPSGNTQVVVHQWEGSYSQKGRTLLWTIPIINKQQKSASLEFTVTPAVPNDFFPLTVTWTSDTSLALLKATKVTHAEDNSPVDYSQEISFHPDKYEIV from the exons ATG GTGCTCATTGCGGCAACAGTATGTACGAAGTCAGGAAAAG CTCTGGTTTCACGTCAATTCGTCGAAATGACGAAGGCACGTATCGAGGGTTTACTTGCTGCCTTCCCAAAGCTCATGACTGGGGGGCGACAACATACATTTGTAGAAACCGAGTCTGTCAg ATACGTATACCAACCGTTGGACAAGTTGTACATGTTACTGATTACTACTAAAGCCAGCAATATCCTGGAAGATCTGGAAACACTGCGACTGTTCAGCAGAGTG GTACCTGAATACTGCACCCAGTTGACAGAGGCTGAAGTACTGAACCAAGCTTTCAACCTGCTGTTTGCTTTCGACGAGATTGTGGCTCTCGGGTACAGGGAGAGTGTCAACTTGGCACAG GTTCGCTCCTTCGTCGAAATGGACTCCCATGAAGAGAAGATCTATCAAGCTGTGCGCCAG ACACAAGAGCGCGAAGCCGCTAACCGCATGCGGGAGCGAGCCAAGGAGCTGCAGCGCGAGAGACTGGAGGCCGCCAAGCGAGGCGTGCCCACGCGCAGCCAGATGGCATTCG gaaGCAGTTTCAGCAGTTCATCGATGTCTTCATCAGCGGTGTCAGAGCCAATCGCTGAAAAGATTCCCACCACACCTGCGCGTGAGAC tGCTCGTCCGGCGGGTCGTTCTGCCATGAAGCTGGGTTCCCGCGGCACGGACGCGGAGTCGTTTGTATCGCGCCTGCGCAGTGAGGGCGAGGCGgtgcctgcgcccgcgccgctgcgCCACGACACGCCCAAGCCAAAGCCCACTGATCATAAGGA TGTACACTTGCGTTTCGAAGAGCGCTTGACTTTGGTGGCCGGACGCGATGGTGACGTACAAAACTTTGAACTTAGCG GTCTGCTGACTCTTCGCATCAGTAACGAGCAGTTCTCTCGTATACACGTCCATGTTGACAACCAGGATACAAGGCCACTGCAGTTGCAG acGCATCCGAACGTAGACAAAGAAGCGTTCCGGTCTGTCGGCGTGATCGGCCTGAAGCAGAGCCAGCGAGCCTTCCCCCTCAACAGCGACGTCGGCGTGCTCAAGTGGCGCCTCAACGCCAGCGACGACAAGCTGGCGCCGCTCTCAG TGAACTGCTGGCCGTCAgagggcgcgggcggcggctgTGACGTCAACATCGAGTACGAGCTCGAGCACGAACATCTCACGCTCACCGACGTCAACATACATATACCGCTGCC GTCCGGCAACACTCAGGTGGTGGTCCATCAGTGGGAAGGCAGTTACTCGCAGAAGGGCCGCACACTGCTGTGGACTATCCCCATCATCAACAAGCAACAGAAGTCTGCCAGCCTCGAGTTCAC TGTTACCCCGGCGGTACCGAACGACTTCTTCCCCCTGACGGTGACCTGGACATCAGACACCTCGCTCGCACTCCTCAAGGCTACGAAGGTAACGCATGCGGAAGATAATTCACCCGTCGACTACTCCCAAGAAATCAGCTTCCACCCAGATAAGTATGAAATTGTGTAA